The genomic stretch gtgataTTAACATAAAATAGTGAGACCCAGTTATACCATGTCATTCCATATTTGTATGACCAGAAGGATCTTAACTGCCAACAGACTGAAGGGGAAAATATACTAATATGCACTTCAAGATACAGATAACACCTGCCCTGACAGCACTAAAATTCAACAAAACCATTTTGTATAGGTTTGGTAGGATATCAGTGGCCCCCTCACCTTGCTAATGTTGGTATAGTAGTCGTGGTCGGCATccatggggggcgggggggtgtcgTAGGACCTCCTCCAGATCTTGACCTGCGCCTCACCGTGCTTGGCGGCCGTCTCAGCCTTGTTGAGGCCGGTCAGGCCCCCGTAGTGCCTCTCATTCAGCCTCCAGGTCCTGTGCACAGGCAGCCACATCTGATCGATGCCATCCAGAACGATCCATAGAGTGCGGATGGCCCTCTTCAGCACGGAGGTGTAGCAGATGTCAAACTCATAGCCGGCCTCTGCAAAAGACATCCGACGGCATTCATTGACTGCATATCCCAAaacttgttttaaaaatgtattcgtAACCTTTTTTTCTAGGCCATTCCATCACTGCAACATCCTCCATAAATTTAGGAGAGAGCAGGCAAGCATCCTTTAAGTAGTGTACTGCCATCTTTGTGACTTTGCAGGTTACAATCTGACACTATGGCCAATTATGGATAGGTTCCTTCAGCAATGGGCAGGATTCCACCACACAAATGCAGTATTTTCTACCAGGAGGACCAAAAACGAAACCTTTTATACCATGAGCCATGTGCCTTAAATAGACCCTCTGGAGCATGTTTATTGCTAAAGTCACTCAAATTGAACATTATGAAGTATTACTGTATTCTCCTGaagatattatattatacaccTACTTAGTTCACATTGTTGATACATAATTAAAGTATAAAGCCCTCAAGTAATAaagcaaatgaaaaaacatgattTTACATCCCTATCCTGTAACATCTGAAATGGGCCACCTTTATTGTCCTCTTCTGTAATGTTTGTAAGCGATAATGTGATAATGTACTGGTTGGGTAATAATATTTTAAGTACACTGTGTGAGAAACAAATAGCCACGAGTCTGGTGCAGTCAATGCATGGCATGCACGTGCGCACTGGCTTCTTTGGAAAATTACCCCATCGGTCGGCTGGGTGgtgaccacactgaacacattgaaaaaatatgaaaaatctttgAAATATCGCTGAATTGTCTTCAGAGAAAGAATTAGGCCCAAATCAGAAATGGCGATTGATAATACATTTTGATATAACGTGTGATAATACAACGTGTTGGATGCGGCTTGGATGAAATCAGGAAGAGACTGCATGACACATGCAAATAAAATTTATACAACGCGACTGCTGGCCGTACCGCGAGCCTGTGTACGATTTTTCCCCGACGCTCGAGCCACTAATTCGGTTCCAAATGTAGCTAACACTTTTAAGCTTATGATACATACGTACGTTCGCAGTGTCATTCTAATTCGTGTCACGCCGGTTAATACGGTTTGTAATTAATGTGCAGTTCGCAGGATCTCATCTGGACAAGGGTAATAAAAGCGACTAAAAACCAGCGTTTATATTGTACTGCAAATCATCAAACCATCACCTTTCAGTGCGTCCCCTCCTCTCTTCGCTTCCTGGGCTCCGGTCTCGCTCAGATCTGCGTCAAACCATCCGCAGAAGCGGTTCTCTTGATTCCAGCAGCTTTCCCCATGACGGATGAGCACCAGTTTATACGCGGCCATTCTGAAGAGTCCGGTGTGCCTGCTGTATTTCCGAAAACTGAAGGATACAACGCCCCTCTTTAATTGCAACAAAGTATTCGGGATGATGATGCAGCCGGTAGCTTGACTCCTTCGGGACAGAAAAGGCGAACCTTTTTTTGAAGGTATTTAGGTAACTACTAAACTTGACAGTGTATGACGTGACACTTCCTGCACGTTTCCACCAATGAGCATGCAGCAGGACTCCTGTGTCCTCCGGGGAAACAACGAACCCGCACGTCGACAGTGGAGCTGCTTGCTCCTGTGAAAGTGACCTTCAGTAAAAACTAGTCAGGAATCGAGTAGCCTAGCAAGGGCAACAATTGCATAATCGGTCGTTATAAGCAGATTGCTGTTGATCAAGCAATCCTCAACGTCTGTGTAACGGGGTTTCTGGTTTCTACATTATTTCATGGGTATATAAAGCTAGCCTTTGAGAATGGCCCACAGTAAGCCCCATACAAGATCTAATATATGTGCTATATATGTTAGTTTTCTTTTTATACTGGGACATtaagtgggctccagaattattagcaccctcaataaaaatgaataaattgctgcatataataaacatcaCAGATAATAACCTATGTGCAAacatgttatgttcaaacatctgggaaaactatatacttttatttcaagaCATTTCCTctcacatttcaatgttttttataaagtaatcaatttttttctgaaaacctaATTAGTGCCCCCccaacaattattgtaaataaaaacaaacaaggtGAAATTGTCAATATCAGTTTACTTAATTTAGtaaatctcagtctaaaggaactatattgtgtcattccatcacttcttgtttcactagagtataaaaataagGTAACACGGATGCAAAATCCcattgtcatccatcagcatggaaaagccagaagagacagatggcaattggtacaaaaaaaatacataaaattggttatacagatagaaccgtgagttgtaatgctttcaaatggtatatcctgttaccatagtgattgaaaattgcatagcaaaaaaaggaatgaatgcaaaacaaccctggaggtgggtcattgaagccaagacttggtcataggtagatagTCCTGCGGGAGAATGACTctaaacatacatcaaaatccatccatccatccatccattatcttaacccgcttatcctgaacagggtcgcagggaggctggagcctatcccagcatacattgggcgaaaggcag from Conger conger chromosome 2, fConCon1.1, whole genome shotgun sequence encodes the following:
- the pgam1b gene encoding phosphoglycerate mutase 1b, which gives rise to MAAYKLVLIRHGESCWNQENRFCGWFDADLSETGAQEAKRGGDALKEAGYEFDICYTSVLKRAIRTLWIVLDGIDQMWLPVHRTWRLNERHYGGLTGLNKAETAAKHGEAQVKIWRRSYDTPPPPMDADHDYYTNISKDRRYADLTEEQLPSCESLKDTIARALPFWNEEIVPQIKEGKRVLIAAHGNSLRGIVKHLEGMSEEAIMELNLPTGIPILYELDKNLKPVKPMQFLGDEETVRKAMEAVAAQGKAKK